Proteins encoded by one window of Halomonas chromatireducens:
- the flgE gene encoding flagellar hook protein FlgE produces the protein MSFSQALSGLNSQAQKLGTIGNNIANSQTVGFKGSNVQFSDVFAGSKVGLGTRVSSVLQNFNEGNVESTNRNLDLAIAGDGFFRFQDPSGEVVYSRNGQLSMTSEGNLINAQGAQIMGFGLNAAGQVQAGGQPVPLNVSAEELDASATTRVSTTINLDARKVAGDDLSTVESSNGVDIKYHYSNNFTVFDSLGNPRNITVYYEKVDEVDGVAAQNTWLARMTLDGQALMDEDDDDVAREFPVVFNANGQLTQPVGGVFTDVTFDSGDFFAGEPEDLIFDLNLAGTTQFGNTSTVSSLNQDGYTSGTLVGITINDDGTIMRNYSNEQSRPAGQVALVSFRNPEGLTPAGDNVWTASATSGQELIGAPGTGLLGSVVSGAIETSNVDMARELVDMIVAQRAYQANSQTIKTQDELLQTAINLR, from the coding sequence ATGAGCTTTTCCCAAGCACTGAGTGGCCTTAACTCCCAGGCACAGAAGCTGGGCACTATCGGCAACAACATCGCCAACTCCCAGACGGTGGGTTTCAAGGGATCCAACGTACAGTTCTCTGATGTCTTTGCCGGCTCGAAGGTCGGCCTGGGCACGCGGGTATCGTCCGTGCTGCAGAACTTCAATGAAGGTAACGTCGAGTCCACCAACCGTAACCTGGACCTGGCGATCGCCGGCGATGGCTTCTTCCGCTTCCAGGACCCCAGCGGCGAAGTGGTCTACTCCCGCAACGGTCAGCTCTCCATGACCTCCGAGGGCAACCTGATCAACGCCCAGGGCGCCCAGATCATGGGCTTCGGGCTCAATGCCGCCGGCCAGGTGCAGGCAGGCGGGCAGCCGGTGCCGCTGAATGTCTCCGCGGAAGAGTTGGACGCGAGTGCCACCACTCGCGTTAGTACCACGATCAACCTGGATGCCCGCAAAGTAGCAGGAGATGATCTCAGCACAGTGGAAAGTTCTAATGGTGTTGATATCAAATACCACTATTCAAATAACTTTACCGTTTTCGATTCGCTGGGCAATCCGCGAAATATCACTGTGTATTATGAGAAAGTGGATGAGGTGGATGGGGTAGCCGCCCAGAATACATGGCTTGCTCGTATGACCCTCGATGGTCAGGCGTTGATGGACGAGGATGACGACGACGTTGCCCGCGAATTCCCAGTTGTGTTCAACGCCAATGGTCAACTGACACAGCCTGTTGGCGGTGTGTTCACCGATGTGACTTTCGATAGCGGTGACTTCTTCGCCGGGGAGCCAGAAGACCTGATTTTTGATCTTAACCTTGCCGGCACCACTCAGTTCGGCAATACCTCCACGGTCAGCAGTCTTAACCAGGACGGCTACACCTCCGGCACCCTGGTGGGCATCACCATCAACGATGACGGCACCATCATGCGCAACTACTCCAACGAGCAGTCGCGCCCGGCCGGCCAGGTCGCCCTGGTGAGTTTCCGCAATCCCGAAGGGCTGACGCCTGCCGGCGACAACGTCTGGACGGCCAGTGCCACCTCCGGTCAGGAACTTATCGGCGCACCGGGTACCGGTCTGCTGGGCAGCGTGGTCTCCGGTGCCATCGAGACCTCCAACGTGGACATGGCCCGTGAGCTGGTGGACATGATCGTGGCGCAGCGGGCCTATCAGGCCAACTCCCAGACGATCAAGACCCAGGACGAACTCCTGCAGACCGCCATCAACCTGCGCTAA
- a CDS encoding flagellar basal body rod protein FlgF, which translates to MDRILYTAMSGAKQSMEQQAVVSHNLSNVSTAGFRAQLHAMRAVPVQGEGALPTRVSVAATTPGSDFSAGPINHTGRPMDVALEGDAWIAVQADDGTEAYTRRGDLQVDGDGLVTLVGRPVIGDGGPIVVQLGASLSVGADGTLSGIGEGENPEALVDMGRIKLVTPEQALQRGDDGLFRPAPNAEGDVVALPADENARVASGALEGSNVSAIEAMVSMIDVARRYEMQMKVISTADENAQRANNLLSIQG; encoded by the coding sequence ATGGATCGCATCCTCTACACCGCCATGAGCGGGGCCAAGCAGAGCATGGAGCAGCAGGCGGTGGTCAGCCACAACCTGTCGAACGTGTCGACTGCCGGGTTTCGCGCCCAGCTGCATGCCATGCGCGCCGTGCCGGTACAGGGCGAAGGCGCGCTGCCGACGCGCGTGTCGGTAGCGGCGACCACGCCGGGCAGCGACTTTTCGGCGGGTCCCATCAACCACACCGGCCGGCCCATGGACGTGGCGCTGGAAGGCGACGCCTGGATTGCCGTGCAAGCTGATGATGGCACCGAGGCCTATACCCGGCGCGGCGATCTTCAGGTCGACGGCGATGGCCTGGTTACCCTGGTGGGGCGGCCGGTGATTGGCGACGGTGGGCCCATCGTCGTGCAGTTGGGTGCCAGCCTGTCGGTTGGTGCCGACGGTACCCTCAGCGGTATTGGCGAAGGGGAGAATCCCGAAGCGCTGGTGGACATGGGGCGTATCAAGCTGGTCACCCCGGAACAGGCCCTGCAGCGTGGCGATGACGGCCTCTTCCGTCCGGCGCCCAATGCCGAAGGCGACGTGGTCGCGCTTCCCGCCGACGAGAATGCCAGGGTCGCCAGTGGCGCCCTTGAAGGTAGCAATGTCAGCGCCATCGAGGCGATGGTCTCGATGATCGACGTGGCGCGGCGCTATGAAATGCAGATGAAGGTAATCAGCACTGCAGATGAAAATGCCCAGCGGGCCAACAACCTGCTTTCCATTCAAGGCTAA
- the flgG gene encoding flagellar basal-body rod protein FlgG — translation MIKSLWTAKTGLESQQVKLDVISNNLANVSTNGFKRSRAVFEDLLYQNLRQPGAQNDVQNRLPSGLQVGSGVRPVATERLHTQGGLEQTENSRDLAINGNGFFQVLMPDGGTAYTRDGSFQLNENGQMVNANGYPLEPAIIIPDNALSISIGEDGIVSVTQPGVNQALEIGQITVSTFVNATGLESIGGNLYRETTSSGPRNETMPGMNGAGRLFQGYVETSNVNVVEEMVSMIQTQRAYEINSRAVQTSDEMLARLSQL, via the coding sequence ATGATCAAGTCACTTTGGACAGCCAAGACCGGCCTGGAATCCCAGCAGGTCAAGCTGGACGTCATCTCCAACAACCTGGCCAACGTCAGCACCAATGGCTTCAAGCGCTCGCGTGCTGTTTTCGAGGATCTGCTATACCAGAACCTGCGTCAGCCCGGTGCCCAGAACGACGTACAGAACCGCCTGCCTTCCGGACTGCAGGTGGGCTCCGGCGTACGACCGGTTGCCACCGAGCGCCTGCACACCCAGGGTGGGCTCGAGCAGACCGAGAACTCCCGCGACCTGGCGATCAACGGCAACGGTTTCTTTCAGGTGCTGATGCCGGATGGCGGCACCGCCTACACCCGGGACGGGAGCTTCCAGCTCAACGAGAACGGCCAGATGGTCAACGCCAACGGCTATCCGCTGGAGCCGGCCATCATCATTCCCGACAACGCTCTGTCGATTTCCATCGGTGAAGACGGCATCGTTTCGGTGACCCAGCCCGGCGTGAACCAGGCGTTGGAAATCGGCCAGATCACCGTCTCGACTTTCGTCAACGCGACCGGTCTCGAGAGCATCGGTGGCAACCTCTACCGGGAAACCACCTCATCCGGTCCGCGCAACGAGACCATGCCGGGCATGAACGGTGCCGGCCGCTTGTTCCAGGGCTACGTGGAAACCTCCAACGTCAACGTGGTGGAGGAGATGGTCAGCATGATCCAGACCCAGCGCGCCTACGAGATCAATAGCCGCGCCGTTCAGACAAGCGATGAGATGCTGGCCCGTTTGAGCCAGCTCTGA